One window from the genome of Streptomyces cadmiisoli encodes:
- a CDS encoding phage holin family protein, translating into MNRLDQREHPDRRLADELAQVAREAIRDELRRQTREQRRTAALYAAAGAVALYAGAALALAVGLALAAGMPDWAAALITAVILGIAAHLLRGAARPAHGPGGDAAPTRREGAPGVGAYPPEPPTAPGVPTATGVPAGGPPPAPPAQRPASPAESDASGDARHRE; encoded by the coding sequence ATGAACCGCTTGGATCAGCGTGAGCATCCGGACAGGCGACTGGCCGACGAACTGGCGCAGGTCGCGCGTGAGGCGATCCGTGACGAACTGCGTCGGCAGACCCGCGAACAGCGCCGCACCGCCGCGCTGTACGCCGCGGCCGGTGCCGTCGCCCTCTACGCGGGCGCGGCCCTGGCACTGGCCGTGGGCCTCGCCCTGGCCGCCGGGATGCCGGACTGGGCCGCCGCGCTGATCACCGCGGTGATCCTCGGCATCGCCGCCCACCTGCTGCGCGGCGCGGCACGTCCGGCGCACGGCCCGGGCGGCGACGCGGCCCCGACGCGGCGGGAGGGTGCACCCGGCGTCGGCGCATACCCGCCCGAGCCGCCGACCGCACCCGGTGTCCCCACGGCCACCGGTGTGCCGGCCGGCGGCCCGCCGCCGGCCCCGCCCGCGCAGCGCCCGGCGTCCCCCGCCGAGAGCGACGCGTCCGGGGACGCGCGTCACCGGGAGTGA
- a CDS encoding DUF5107 domain-containing protein — protein sequence MGSVTTIRRDTVTLPAADPGPDNPLPALRPLDEVHRIDDRDRDDLPRDMARQVGYEPLRSLLPVPVRDGYDRGRAPRTTPALVIENDRLRATVLPGLGGRLVSLVHKPSDRELLYRNPVFQPANFALNGAWFSGGVEWNIGATGHTTLSCSPLHAARVPAPDGGEMLRLWEWERLRDLPFQVDLWLPDGSDFLYVGVRIRNPHERPVPTYWWSNIAVPEDCRVLAPAHEAFHFGYERRLRRVPVPEYDGVDRTYPPNSTHPADYFYDLPEGQRPWIAALDGGGHGLVQTSTDVLRGRKLFVWGSGRGGRRWQEWLTEPGTGGYCEIQAGLARTQLEHVRLDAESDVSWLEAYGPLSTPPDGEWSAALREAGERLEALLPRETVDAAHRAWTPYADAEPVEILAAGSGWGALEVLRAGWKLPGTPFAEADLGEAQEPWLHLLRAGSVPEPRRVRPPGCTLVAPHWRDMLETAPATPLAEYHLGVAQWHAGDRAQAVRSWERALELAPSQWPLLRCLAVADREHGHHERAADRYAEAFDDLCRERRDDGELWTAATAALGREAVEALLAVGRTTDARAVWERLRPVTRARGRFRLLEAALLLAEGRREEARAVFDTGFEVADLREGDEAIGRLWERLDGGPLPARHDFRMRPPTT from the coding sequence ATGGGGAGCGTGACCACGATCCGACGTGACACGGTGACCCTGCCCGCCGCCGATCCGGGACCCGACAACCCCCTGCCCGCGCTGCGCCCGCTCGACGAGGTGCACCGCATCGACGACCGCGACCGCGACGACCTGCCGCGCGACATGGCCCGGCAGGTCGGCTACGAGCCGCTGCGCAGCCTGCTGCCGGTGCCGGTGCGCGACGGCTACGACCGCGGGCGCGCACCCCGCACGACACCAGCCCTCGTGATCGAGAACGACCGGCTGCGCGCCACCGTCCTGCCCGGCCTGGGCGGACGCCTCGTCTCCCTCGTGCACAAGCCGTCCGACCGCGAACTCCTCTACCGCAACCCGGTGTTCCAGCCCGCCAACTTCGCGCTCAACGGCGCCTGGTTCTCCGGCGGCGTGGAGTGGAACATCGGCGCGACCGGGCACACCACCCTGTCCTGCTCACCCCTGCACGCCGCGCGCGTCCCCGCCCCCGACGGCGGCGAGATGCTGCGCCTGTGGGAGTGGGAACGGCTGCGCGACCTGCCCTTCCAGGTCGACCTGTGGCTGCCGGACGGCTCGGACTTCCTGTACGTCGGCGTCCGGATCCGCAACCCGCACGAGCGGCCCGTACCGACGTACTGGTGGTCCAACATCGCCGTACCCGAGGACTGCCGGGTGCTCGCCCCGGCCCACGAGGCCTTCCACTTCGGCTACGAGCGCCGGCTGCGCCGGGTCCCGGTCCCCGAGTACGACGGCGTCGACCGGACCTACCCGCCGAACAGCACCCACCCCGCCGACTACTTCTACGACCTGCCCGAGGGGCAACGGCCGTGGATCGCCGCCCTCGACGGCGGCGGCCACGGCCTGGTGCAGACCTCCACCGACGTCCTGCGCGGCCGCAAGCTGTTCGTCTGGGGCTCGGGGCGCGGCGGCCGGCGCTGGCAGGAGTGGCTCACCGAACCCGGCACCGGCGGCTACTGCGAGATCCAGGCCGGACTCGCCCGCACCCAGTTGGAGCACGTACGGCTGGACGCGGAGAGCGACGTGAGCTGGCTGGAGGCGTACGGGCCGCTGAGCACCCCGCCGGACGGCGAGTGGTCCGCAGCGCTGCGCGAGGCCGGGGAACGGCTCGAGGCGCTGCTGCCGCGCGAGACGGTCGACGCGGCCCACCGGGCCTGGACGCCGTACGCCGACGCCGAGCCGGTCGAGATCCTCGCGGCCGGCTCGGGCTGGGGAGCGCTGGAAGTGCTGCGGGCCGGCTGGAAGCTCCCGGGCACCCCCTTCGCCGAGGCGGACCTCGGCGAGGCGCAGGAACCCTGGCTCCACCTGCTGCGGGCCGGCTCCGTCCCCGAACCGCGCCGGGTCCGCCCGCCCGGCTGCACCCTGGTCGCCCCGCACTGGCGGGACATGCTGGAGACCGCGCCGGCGACACCGCTCGCCGAGTACCACCTCGGCGTCGCACAGTGGCACGCCGGTGACCGGGCGCAGGCGGTGCGCAGTTGGGAGCGTGCCCTGGAACTCGCCCCGTCCCAGTGGCCGCTGCTGCGCTGTCTGGCGGTCGCGGACCGGGAGCACGGCCACCACGAACGGGCCGCCGACCGGTACGCGGAGGCCTTCGACGACCTGTGCCGGGAGCGGCGCGACGACGGGGAGCTGTGGACCGCGGCCACGGCGGCGCTGGGCCGGGAGGCGGTCGAGGCGCTGCTCGCCGTGGGGCGCACCACCGACGCGCGTGCCGTGTGGGAGCGGCTGCGCCCGGTGACCCGGGCACGCGGCCGGTTCCGGCTGCTGGAGGCGGCGCTGCTGCTCGCGGAGGGACGGCGCGAGGAGGCCCGAGCCGTCTTCGACACGGGCTTCGAGGTCGCCGACCTGCGGGAGGGCGACGAGGCCATCGGCCGGCTGTGGGAGCGGCTCGACGGCGGACCGCTGCCCGCGCGCCACGACTTCCGGATGCGCCCTCCCACGACCTGA
- a CDS encoding arginase family protein translates to MRHTRNTVVIDAPSNLGLRPPAPGTVPGCYKLAGALRERRIVQRLNALEGGVVVPPRYDRGEWQPGDGVFNAAAIAAYTPRLADRIEHHVRAGDFPVVLGGDCSIQLGASLALRRIGRYGLAAVDASHDFRHPGNSDHVGAAGGEELALATGRGQSDLTDLEGLEPYLRDEDVRLFGIRDCFEDDVRELAALRIPVVTVGEIRRWGAETLARATADAFAVPQLNGFWVHLDADVLDPSVMPAVDSPDPDGLLPEELVALLRPLLAAPHCVGLNVTIYDPDLDPEGTAGELLADIVVDAFAQS, encoded by the coding sequence ATGCGGCACACACGGAACACAGTCGTGATCGACGCCCCGTCCAACCTGGGCCTGCGCCCGCCCGCCCCCGGCACGGTGCCCGGCTGCTACAAGCTCGCCGGCGCCCTGCGCGAACGGCGGATCGTGCAGCGGCTGAACGCGCTGGAGGGCGGAGTCGTCGTGCCGCCGCGCTACGACCGCGGGGAATGGCAGCCGGGCGACGGCGTCTTCAACGCCGCCGCCATCGCCGCGTACACCCCGAGACTGGCCGACCGGATCGAGCATCATGTGCGCGCCGGGGACTTCCCCGTCGTGCTCGGCGGCGACTGCTCCATCCAGCTCGGCGCCTCCCTCGCGCTGCGCCGCATCGGACGGTACGGGCTGGCGGCCGTCGACGCCTCGCACGACTTCCGCCACCCGGGCAACTCCGACCACGTCGGCGCGGCGGGCGGCGAGGAACTCGCGCTGGCCACCGGACGAGGGCAGTCGGACCTGACGGACCTCGAAGGGCTCGAACCCTATCTGCGGGACGAGGACGTGCGACTCTTCGGCATCCGCGACTGCTTCGAGGACGACGTGCGCGAACTCGCCGCCCTCAGGATCCCGGTCGTCACGGTCGGCGAGATCCGCCGGTGGGGCGCGGAAACCCTCGCCCGGGCCACCGCCGACGCCTTCGCCGTCCCCCAACTGAACGGCTTCTGGGTGCATCTGGACGCCGACGTCCTCGACCCGTCCGTGATGCCCGCCGTCGACAGCCCCGACCCGGACGGACTGCTCCCCGAGGAACTCGTCGCACTGCTGCGCCCGTTGCTCGCCGCACCGCACTGCGTCGGCCTCAACGTCACCATCTACGACCCCGATCTGGACCCCGAAGGCACCGCGGGCGAACTGCTCGCCGACATCGTCGTGGACGCCTTTGCGCAATCCTGA
- a CDS encoding GNAT family N-acetyltransferase, with amino-acid sequence MPHTVSRHLAEGPRVGIRHFTHDDAAEFTECARGSRELHRPWLFPPESVEAYAGYADRLIQDPTKAGFLVCDRDTGALAGFININNIVGGAFQSGALGYGAFAHAAGRGLMREGLTLVVDHAFGPLRLHRLEINVQPANTASIALARACGFRLEGFSPDMLYIDGAWRDHERWALTTEMRARR; translated from the coding sequence GTGCCGCACACCGTGTCCCGCCATCTCGCCGAAGGCCCCCGCGTGGGCATACGCCACTTCACCCATGACGACGCCGCCGAGTTCACCGAGTGCGCCCGCGGCAGCCGGGAGCTGCACCGCCCCTGGCTCTTTCCCCCGGAGAGCGTCGAGGCGTACGCCGGCTATGCCGACCGGCTGATCCAGGACCCGACGAAGGCGGGCTTCCTGGTCTGCGACCGCGACACCGGAGCCCTGGCCGGCTTCATCAACATCAACAACATCGTCGGCGGCGCCTTCCAGAGCGGGGCGCTCGGCTACGGCGCCTTCGCGCACGCCGCCGGGCGCGGGCTGATGCGCGAGGGCCTGACCCTGGTCGTGGACCACGCGTTCGGACCCCTGCGGCTGCACCGGCTGGAGATCAACGTGCAGCCGGCCAACACCGCGTCGATCGCCCTCGCCCGCGCCTGCGGATTCCGGCTGGAGGGCTTCTCGCCGGACATGCTCTACATCGACGGGGCCTGGCGGGACCACGAACGCTGGGCGCTCACCACCGAGATGCGGGCACGCCGGTGA
- a CDS encoding CocE/NonD family hydrolase, translating into MSRRAPRPRAVLAAVLGAVLAAPLALAGPAPATANGEYDVTALKFTVRAGGRTCTIDADLYRPAGVDSARPAPAVLATNGFGGSKDDGSTDAIGKAFARRGYVGLVYSGLGFGSSDCPISLDDPAVDGRAAAHLLDFLAGRRTADDGTGVDHVILDGPGDPRVGMIGGSYGGAIQLATASVDHRVDALVPMITWHDLAYSLVPNNAVGARDLPGAFKWQWTNGFYLAGESRPPLGPSLAPSRVRSLTCRHFVSDACDTIRTLNSGRYPADRSAGLLSYARKVSPVSYLHRVEAPTLLVQGQADTLFNLNEATATYRTLRAHGTPVKMIWQAGGHSGGVTDPAAGELDLRRGDLESSYVGRRILAWFDRHLHRRNVDTGPAFAYYRDWVRDPAGRYATAERLPAPGLKLYLSGDGTLVDHRAKAVRGSLSYTNRPTPTSHSETSVTGVLRLPDPAPYDTAGTYAGWTSQPLGRAVDVVGAPLATLKVLSPAAERTQGSGDAADRLVLFAKLYDVAPDGTATLAHRLIAPVRVPDVTEPFTVTLPGIVHRFGKGHRLRFVIAASDGAYLGNRGVKPVTVSVAPGNPGVLELPVVRH; encoded by the coding sequence GTGTCCCGACGCGCGCCCCGACCCCGTGCCGTCCTCGCCGCCGTCCTCGGCGCCGTGCTGGCCGCCCCCCTCGCCCTCGCCGGCCCGGCTCCCGCCACCGCGAACGGCGAGTACGACGTCACCGCGCTGAAGTTCACCGTGCGGGCGGGCGGGCGCACCTGCACGATCGACGCCGACCTCTACCGGCCCGCGGGCGTGGACAGCGCCCGCCCCGCCCCCGCCGTCCTGGCGACGAACGGCTTCGGCGGCAGCAAGGACGACGGCTCCACCGACGCCATCGGCAAGGCCTTCGCCCGGCGCGGCTACGTCGGGCTCGTCTACTCCGGACTCGGCTTCGGCAGCTCGGACTGCCCCATCTCGCTCGACGACCCGGCCGTCGACGGCCGCGCCGCGGCCCACCTGCTGGACTTCCTGGCCGGTCGGCGGACCGCCGACGACGGCACGGGCGTCGACCACGTCATCCTCGACGGCCCCGGCGACCCGCGCGTCGGCATGATCGGCGGATCCTACGGCGGGGCGATCCAGCTGGCCACGGCCTCCGTCGACCACCGCGTCGACGCGCTCGTCCCCATGATCACCTGGCACGACCTGGCGTACTCGCTCGTCCCCAACAACGCCGTGGGCGCCCGCGACCTCCCCGGCGCCTTCAAATGGCAGTGGACCAACGGCTTCTACCTGGCCGGCGAGAGCCGGCCGCCGCTCGGGCCGAGCCTGGCCCCGTCCCGCGTCCGCTCCCTGACCTGCCGGCACTTCGTCAGCGACGCGTGCGACACCATCCGCACCCTGAACTCCGGCCGCTACCCCGCCGACCGGAGCGCCGGGCTGCTGTCCTACGCCCGCAAGGTCTCGCCCGTGTCCTACCTCCACCGGGTCGAGGCGCCCACCCTGCTCGTCCAGGGACAGGCCGACACCCTGTTCAACCTGAACGAGGCCACCGCGACGTACCGGACGCTCAGGGCCCACGGCACACCGGTGAAGATGATCTGGCAGGCCGGGGGGCACAGCGGCGGTGTCACCGATCCGGCGGCCGGCGAACTCGATCTCCGCCGGGGCGACCTGGAGAGCAGTTACGTCGGCCGGCGGATCCTTGCCTGGTTCGACCGCCACCTCCACAGAAGGAACGTCGACACCGGACCCGCCTTCGCCTACTACCGGGACTGGGTTCGCGATCCCGCCGGCCGGTACGCCACGGCCGAACGGCTCCCGGCACCCGGCCTGAAGCTGTACCTCTCCGGCGACGGCACCCTCGTCGACCACCGCGCGAAGGCGGTACGCGGCAGCCTCTCGTACACCAACCGGCCGACCCCCACCAGTCACTCGGAGACCTCCGTGACCGGAGTCCTCCGACTGCCGGACCCGGCGCCGTACGACACCGCGGGCACCTACGCGGGCTGGACGAGCCAGCCCCTCGGGCGGGCCGTCGACGTCGTGGGCGCCCCGCTGGCCACGCTGAAGGTGCTCTCCCCGGCGGCCGAGCGGACCCAGGGCTCGGGGGACGCCGCCGACCGGCTCGTGCTCTTCGCCAAGCTGTACGACGTCGCCCCCGACGGCACCGCGACCCTGGCCCACCGGCTGATCGCGCCGGTGCGCGTACCGGATGTGACCGAGCCGTTCACCGTGACCCTGCCGGGGATCGTGCACCGCTTCGGCAAGGGCCACCGCCTGCGCTTCGTGATCGCGGCGAGCGACGGCGCGTACCTCGGCAACCGCGGCGTCAAGCCGGTGACGGTGTCCGTCGCGCCGGGGAACCCCGGGGTGCTGGAGTTGCCGGTGGTGCGGCACTGA
- a CDS encoding S66 peptidase family protein, whose amino-acid sequence MRELLRPARLAPGARVAVVAPSGPVPEERLEAGLDVLRGWDLDPVTAPHVLSRHDRFDYLAGTDADRAADFQAAWCDPAVDAVLCARGGYGAQRMVDLLDWDALRAAGPKVLVGFSDVTALHEAFATRLGLVTLHGPMAAGVDFIKNARAQEHLRATLFAPETVRTIASGGTALVPGRARGVTLGGCVSLLAADLGTPHARPGARGGLLMIEDVGEEAYRLDRILTQLLRAGWLDGVEGIALGSWHDCGPYEKLRPVLADRLGGLGIPVAEEFGFGHGEGALTIPFGVAAELDADAGTLTLSEPALR is encoded by the coding sequence GTGAGGGAACTCCTGCGACCCGCCCGGCTCGCCCCCGGCGCCCGGGTGGCGGTCGTCGCGCCCAGCGGACCGGTACCGGAGGAGCGGCTGGAGGCCGGTCTCGACGTGCTGCGCGGCTGGGACCTCGACCCGGTGACGGCACCCCACGTGCTGTCGCGGCACGACCGGTTCGACTACCTGGCCGGCACGGACGCCGACCGGGCGGCGGACTTCCAGGCCGCCTGGTGCGATCCGGCCGTGGACGCGGTGCTGTGCGCCCGCGGCGGATACGGCGCGCAGCGGATGGTCGACCTGCTCGACTGGGACGCGCTGCGGGCGGCCGGCCCGAAGGTGCTCGTCGGCTTCAGCGACGTCACCGCGCTGCACGAGGCGTTCGCCACCCGGCTGGGCCTGGTCACCCTGCACGGGCCGATGGCGGCGGGCGTCGACTTCATCAAGAACGCCCGGGCGCAGGAGCACCTGCGGGCCACACTGTTCGCGCCCGAGACGGTCCGCACCATCGCCTCCGGCGGCACCGCGCTGGTTCCCGGGCGGGCCCGGGGCGTGACCCTCGGCGGGTGCGTGAGCCTGCTCGCGGCCGACCTCGGCACACCCCATGCCCGGCCCGGCGCGCGCGGCGGTCTGCTGATGATCGAGGACGTCGGTGAGGAGGCCTACCGGCTCGACCGGATCCTCACCCAGCTCCTGCGCGCGGGATGGCTCGACGGTGTCGAGGGGATCGCGCTCGGCTCCTGGCACGACTGCGGCCCGTACGAGAAGCTGCGCCCGGTCCTCGCCGACCGGCTCGGCGGCCTCGGGATCCCGGTCGCCGAGGAGTTCGGGTTCGGGCACGGCGAGGGGGCGCTGACGATCCCGTTCGGTGTCGCGGCCGAACTCGACGCCGACGCGGGCACGCTGACCCTGTCGGAGCCCGCCCTTCGCTGA
- a CDS encoding prolyl oligopeptidase family serine peptidase translates to MGETVQTLAYGSWPSPIDAALAAAHDGHPEYVGFVGDEVWWTEPRPAEQGRRTLMRRHADGTEESVLPAPWNVRSRVIEYGGQPWAGDLVDGRPLVVFVHFPDQRLYRYEPGTEPRPLTPVSPVGGGLRWVDPTLRTGRGEVWCVLEEFTGEGPTDVRRVLAAVPLDGSAAEDRDAVRELTDDRHRFVTGPRLSPDGRRAAWLAWDHPRMPWDGTELMLADVGSDGTLGTPRTVAGGPEESIAQVDFAADGSLLYAGDRTGWWNLYRDGIPLCPREEEFGGPLWKVGHRWFAPLAGGLVAVVHGRGASALGILDPETGEVVDTAGPWTEFAPTLAVHGERVVGVGASPRSAYEVVELDTRTGRARVIGAEHDDAVDPVYYPEPQIRTFTGPDGREIHAHVYPPHNPGCTAPGAELPPYVVWAHGGPTGRAPLVLDLQIAYFTSRGIGVAEVNYGGSTGYGRAYRDRLREQWGVVDVEDCAAVALALAEEGTADRSRLAVRGGSAGGWTTAASLATTDVYACGTIIYPILDLTAWGTGETHDFESQYLESLVGPLAEVPGRYTERSPSEHAERITAPFLLLQGLDDVICPPAQCERFLARMEGRRVPHAYIAFEGEGHGFRRADTMIRALEAELSLYTQVFGLDRADVPTLELAK, encoded by the coding sequence ATGGGGGAGACGGTGCAGACCCTGGCGTACGGTTCCTGGCCCTCGCCGATCGACGCGGCCCTCGCCGCCGCGCACGACGGGCATCCCGAATACGTGGGCTTCGTCGGCGACGAGGTCTGGTGGACCGAACCGCGGCCCGCCGAGCAGGGCCGCCGCACCCTGATGCGGCGGCACGCCGACGGCACGGAGGAGTCCGTGCTGCCCGCGCCGTGGAACGTGCGCAGCCGCGTCATCGAGTACGGCGGGCAGCCGTGGGCCGGCGACCTCGTCGACGGCCGGCCGCTGGTGGTGTTCGTGCACTTCCCCGACCAGCGCCTCTACCGGTACGAGCCGGGCACCGAACCGCGCCCGCTGACGCCCGTGTCGCCGGTCGGCGGCGGGCTGCGCTGGGTCGATCCCACGCTGCGGACCGGACGCGGCGAGGTGTGGTGCGTGCTGGAGGAGTTCACCGGCGAGGGACCCACCGACGTACGGCGGGTCCTGGCGGCGGTGCCGCTCGACGGCTCCGCCGCCGAGGACCGGGACGCCGTGCGCGAACTCACCGACGACCGGCACCGCTTCGTCACCGGCCCCCGTCTGTCGCCCGACGGGCGGCGCGCGGCCTGGCTGGCCTGGGACCATCCGCGGATGCCGTGGGACGGCACGGAGCTGATGCTCGCCGACGTCGGGTCCGACGGCACGCTCGGCACGCCCCGGACGGTCGCCGGCGGACCGGAGGAGTCGATCGCCCAGGTCGACTTCGCCGCCGACGGCTCCCTGCTCTACGCCGGCGACCGCACCGGCTGGTGGAACCTCTACCGGGACGGCATCCCGCTGTGCCCGCGCGAGGAGGAGTTCGGCGGGCCGCTGTGGAAGGTGGGGCACCGCTGGTTCGCCCCGCTGGCCGGCGGACTCGTCGCCGTGGTGCACGGGCGCGGCGCGAGCGCGCTCGGCATCCTGGACCCGGAGACCGGCGAGGTCGTCGACACCGCGGGTCCCTGGACCGAGTTCGCGCCCACCCTCGCGGTGCACGGTGAGCGGGTGGTCGGCGTCGGAGCCAGCCCCCGCAGTGCCTACGAGGTGGTGGAGCTGGACACCCGGACCGGCCGGGCCCGGGTGATCGGCGCCGAGCACGACGACGCCGTGGATCCGGTGTACTACCCGGAACCGCAGATCCGTACCTTCACCGGCCCGGACGGGCGCGAGATCCACGCGCACGTCTACCCGCCGCACAACCCCGGCTGCACGGCCCCCGGCGCCGAGCTGCCGCCGTACGTCGTGTGGGCGCACGGCGGCCCCACCGGACGCGCCCCGCTCGTCCTGGACCTCCAGATCGCCTACTTCACCTCGCGCGGCATCGGGGTCGCCGAGGTCAACTACGGCGGCTCCACCGGGTACGGCCGCGCCTACCGGGACCGGCTGCGCGAGCAGTGGGGTGTCGTCGACGTCGAGGACTGCGCGGCCGTCGCGCTGGCCCTGGCCGAGGAAGGCACCGCCGACCGCTCGCGGCTCGCGGTGCGCGGCGGCAGCGCCGGCGGCTGGACCACGGCGGCGTCCCTGGCGACGACCGACGTCTACGCCTGCGGCACGATCATCTACCCGATCCTCGACCTCACCGCCTGGGGGACGGGGGAGACGCACGACTTCGAGTCCCAGTACCTGGAGAGCCTGGTGGGGCCGCTCGCCGAGGTGCCCGGACGGTACACGGAGCGCTCGCCGTCCGAGCACGCCGAGCGGATCACCGCGCCGTTCCTGCTGCTGCAGGGCCTGGACGACGTGATCTGCCCGCCCGCGCAGTGCGAACGGTTCCTGGCCCGTATGGAGGGCCGGCGGGTGCCGCACGCCTACATCGCCTTCGAGGGGGAGGGGCACGGGTTCCGGCGGGCGGACACCATGATCCGCGCCCTGGAGGCCGAACTGTCCCTGTACACCCAGGTCTTCGGGCTGGACCGGGCCGACGTGCCCACGCTGGAGCTGGCCAAGTGA